The DNA region GCAAGTTTATGTTCACAGACAAACCTAAAAGTTATATTATGTTGATTGCCTAAACATTTATGTTATGTTAGTTGCCCAACAAACTATATGCCCAAAACGTTCTAATCCgtagatttttaacaaaaattaacaacaaacaaaaatattttcactgtgAGTTACATTGAGCATAATAGGCTTTCAAATCTTTAGCAGTATCAGAAGaaactttttattgaaattaatgTGCGAATGTTTGAATTTAGCCTTTATCATTTCCTTTTACAGAACATGCAATACTTTATAaatctttacattttttgtatatattgtatatatatataattgttagTATGGAAGACTGTCCTGTATAAAATTTGTTATTACTTCCCGTACAACATCACCCTCTGCAAGATTTCCTAAATACACAGAGTAATCTAATTGTTGTGTCTCTGCTTTATGCTTTTCTATTTCAATTTTCACCAAATCAGGGTCAATAACACATTTGTTAAGTTCACATATATTGTGCAGCACAAAACATGCATAGATTGCCACAGGaacaaaatctatttttaaatcaaCTTTCTTTGCTAAAAAACCCCATCTGGCTTTTAAGCGTCCAAAAGCACACTCGACTGGGTTTCTTGCTGACTGGAGCATGTTGTTAAATAACACTTGAGCATTTGTTGAACAACTATGGTACTCTTTCATACAGTACGGTGTCAAGGGGTATGCAGGGTCACCAATCAAATAGTTTGGAACTTTGGCTCGGCCTGGCAGGATGTCCTCATAAGTAATGGGTATTTCCTCATCTTTAAGTTTAGCAGCAATATTTGAGTTGGCGAACACCTTCGCGTCATGTACACTGCCT from Hydractinia symbiolongicarpus strain clone_291-10 chromosome 6, HSymV2.1, whole genome shotgun sequence includes:
- the LOC130648059 gene encoding putative nuclease HARBI1 → MTANTFGLHISTVSKVIRDVCNCITYKLGPKYIALPKTKEEMLEKVGEFEAKFGMTQAFGCIDGTHVQILRPSEHSQDYFSYKMYFSLNVQAVCDFRGYFMDVDCRWPGSVHDAKVFANSNIAAKLKDEEIPITYEDILPGRAKVPNYLIGDPAYPLTPYCMKEYHSCSTNAQVLFNNMLQSARNPVECAFGRLKARWGFLAKKVDLKIDFVPVAIYACFVLHNICELNKCVIDPDLVKIEIEKHKAETQQLDYSVYLGNLAEGDVVREVITNFIQDSLPY